In the Clavelina lepadiformis chromosome 8, kaClaLepa1.1, whole genome shotgun sequence genome, one interval contains:
- the LOC143468785 gene encoding peptide chain release factor 1-like, mitochondrial codes for MSRCLKTLWKNYSIATSPEHVFKPSISNKKLLKLHRSLASHFCFTTYNRTYSSGHLQQIDSQSLSKYARYLLQIRNQLFYQDKNNHLLKNFHWPALLYDELGGKSNSARNKLKTVAFIAEQLQQNENELDELSALGNETDADDAFQTELKLEMSQLENNIKDLKYNLVDSIVEDKELEQCEGAILEVGAGVGGEEAMLFASELYQMYMQFCYRHGLEVIELNQESENESGLLKASVSIVSPDGFAYQLLRHEAGVHRVQRVPKTESRGRIHTSTASVAVIPKHDTSSFKVNPNEIQKFFGKSPGGGGQHVNKTLSCALVKHVPTGIQVKCHATRFQLDNLNIAMEQLTQILYKRHIDENRSRVNSVRCAQTKSRERSDKIRTYNFHQNRITDHRIGYTVSGIESFLNGGPQLETLLNKLEDKNRNDEKAVIMNALVQEAEEHLKNITDT; via the coding sequence ATGAGTAGATGTCTGAAAACGCTGTGGAAAAATTATTCCATTGCAACCAGTCCagaacatgtttttaaacctAGTATTAGTAACAAGAAACTGTTGAAATTGCATAGAAGCTTAGCATCTCATTTCTGCTTTACAACGTATAACCGTACGTATTCTTCTGGGCATTTGCAACAAATAGATTCCCAGTCATTGTCCAAGTATGCACggtatttgttgcaaattcgCAATCAACTCTTTTATCAAGACAAGAACAATCATCTGCTGAAAAATTTTCACTGGCCTGCCCTTCTCTATGATGAACTAGGTGGAAAGTCCAACTCCGCTcgtaataaattaaaaacagttgCATTCATTGCTGAGCAACTAcagcaaaatgaaaatgaacttGATGAACTGTCTGCTTTAGGAAATGAAACTGATGCAGATGATGCTTTTCAAACGGAACTTAAACTGGAAATGTCCCAACTTGAAAATAATATCAAAGACTTGAAGTATAACTTAGTTGATAGCATTGTTGAAGATAAGGAGTTGGAACAATGTGAAGGCGCCATACTAGAAGTTGGTGCTGGTGTCGGGGGTGAAGAAGCCATGCTTTTCGCGTCAGAATTGTACCAAATGTACATGCAGTTTTGTTACAGGCATGGCCTGGAAGTTATAGAGCTAAACCAAGAAAGTGAAAACGAAAGTGGGTTATTAAAAGCTAGTGTTTCTATCGTCTCACCTGATGGCTTCGCTTATCAGCTTCTTCGTCATGAAGCAGGCGTACATCGGGTGCAACGAGTTCCCAAAACCGAGTCACGTGGTCGTATCCATACAAGTACAGCCTCAGTTGCTGTAATTCCAAAACATGATACTTCATCTTTTAAGGTCAACCCCAACGAGATACAGAAGTTTTTTGGCAAGTCCCCGGGCGGAGGGGGTCAGCATGTTAATAAAACCCTGTCTTGTGCACTAGTTAAACATGTGCCCACTGGAATACAAGTAAAATGTCATGCCACGCGCTTTCAGTTGGACAATTTGAACATTGCCATGGAGCAGTTGACACAGATACTTTATAAGCGCCACATTGATGAAAACAGAAGTCGTGTGAACAGTGTTCGTTGCGCTCAGACGAAAAGTCGAGAAAGATCTGACAAAATCCGGACGTATAATTTTCATCAGAATAGAATAACTGATCATAGAATTGGTTATACTGTAAGTGGCATTGAATCATTTTTAAACGGTGGTCCTCAACTGGAAACATTGTTAAACAAGTTAGAagataaaaatagaaatgaTGAAAAAGCAGTTATAATGAATGCGCTTGTTCAAGAAGCAGaagaacatttaaaaaatataacagataCATAA
- the LOC143468783 gene encoding uncharacterized protein LOC143468783: MTIVEQKTPALDAVPASIEAKFAQRLAANEKKIRDRAFKKLRQYMLAKSVQPGGGFTRDELIKIWKGLFYCMWMSDKPLVQEELAISMAELLPLLRNVKTSMLYFETFLATMHREWRGIDRLRMDKFYLLIRFMFQQALVCIKNSDWEEGLLDWFLSVLRNGPICSTYPGPNQSTGPPVGIRLHFADVYLEELTTYGHEDLTSEKVNKCLMPYCMLICNTPIKELRNRVLDKIFNELIDQSDAAIDLMKEVEGMDDVDAPEDRLRINYDAVADILFDLANKPEAMGKNRKQVYKLIKKLREVGRGRVPLDDLPDLLPDDPSASRKKIESDLTKRLANDMENEFKNRLQEKKKNRKLRKKMKKNERDEEQNTEPDEHEFDVETNGSQDNMNVENVVEVVELHTVVKPKKKKNKVKKGNDSINKTSNDAQPFIRSALSMEEMMSLDVKLSDVVDSSITELSPKSKSTKKDRNVKKTDEICAIDLAKKTFTENDLNKNHERPSKLALSHSGKKNKKNMKRKHMKDELMKKLAMEENGDCGVTDCEIQDSEPNAERSLKKLKLGGDGDNENHSDQNTDKSIGSKTGFAAFSQSIAPTAAFFKVAVSKANKIPKKAAVKEVVKEEHNPVKSSSGKKVSFEMSKIQVQPFKKNDRSSVLSPSPLTVAFDPRKTPDFGVLKARKTPSSIAKFKNMPPKKRASASDFF; encoded by the exons ATGACAATAGTTGAGCAAAAAACTCCAGCTCTTGATGCTGTTCCTGCATCAATTGAGGCAAAATTTGCTCAACGATTAGCGgcaaatgaaaagaaaatacGGGATCGTGCCTTCAAAAAATTAAGGCAGTATATGCTGGCTAAATCTGTACAACCTGGGGGAGGTTTTACAAG GGATGAGCTAATCAAGATATGGAAAGGATTATTTTATTGCATGTGGATGTCAGATAAGCCACTCGTGCAAGAAGAACTTGCCATAAGCATGGCTGAACTTCTACCATT ATTACGCAATGTCAAAACCAGCATGCTTTACTTTGAAACATTTCTTGCCACTATGCACCGAGAATGGCGAGGAATTGACCGCCTGAGGATGGATAAATTTTATCTTCTTATTCGATTCATGTTTCAACAAGCTTTAGTATGCATCAAAAATAGTGATTGGGAAGAGG GTTTGCTGGATTGGTTTCTTTCTGTGTTAAGGAATGGTCCAATATGTTCAACTTATCCGGGACCAAACCAAAGTACCGGACCACCAGTTGGAATTAGGCTCCATTTTGCAGATGTATATCTCGAAGAATTGACAACATATGGCCACGAAGATTTGACTTCAGAAAAG gTAAACAAATGTCTTATGCCTTATTGTATGCTGATATGCAACACGCCCATCAAAGAGTTGCGTAATCGGGTACtggataaaatttttaat GAGCTCATAGATCAGTCAGATGCTGCGATCGATTTGATGAAAGAAGTGGAAGGCATGGATGATGTTGATGCTCCTGAGGACCGACTTCGGATCAACTATGATGCGGTTGCTGATATCCTCTTTGATCTTGCAAATAAACCAGAGGCAATGGGGAAAAACAGAAAGCAG GTTTACAAGCTGATCAAGAAGCTTCGTGAAGTCGGTCGAGGTCGAGTGCCCTTGGATGACCTTCCTGATCTCCTTCCAGATGATCCTAGCGCAAGTcgcaaaaaaattgaaagtgaTCTCACTAAGAGGCTGGCAAATGATATGGAGAATGAGTTTAA GAATCGACTtcaggaaaagaagaagaaccGAAAACTTAGGaaaaagatgaagaaaaatgaaagAGATGAAGAACAAAATACAGAACCAGACGAACATGAGTTTGATGTTGAGACAAATG GTAGTCAAGATAATATGAATGTTGAAAACGTTGTGGAAGTAGTTGAACTGCACACTGTAGtaaaaccaaaaaagaaaaagaacaaAGTGAAGAAGGGTAATGACTCAAtcaacaaaacatcaaatgaTGCACAACCTTTCATCCGATCTGCACTAAGCATGGAAGAAATGATGTCTTTGGATGTGAAATTAAGTGACGTTGTTGATAGTTCCATCACTGAACTTAGTCCAAAGTCTAAGTCCACAAAAAAAGACAGAAACGTTAAAAAAACTGATGAAATTTGTGCAATTGACCTGGCGAAGAAAACATTCACAGAAAACGACCTAAATAAAAACCATGAGAGACCTTCAAAACTTGCTTTATCCCATAGTggcaagaaaaacaaaaagaacatGAAAAGAAAACACATGAAAGATGAACTTATGAAGAAACTTGCTATGGAAGAAAATGGTGACTGTGGGGTTACAGATTGCGAAATACAAGATTCTGAACCAAATGCTGAACGAAGTTTGAAAAAGCTAAAATTAGGCGGCGATGGTGACAATGAAAACCATAGTGACCAAAACACAGATAAATCAATTggaagcaaaactggttttgcAGCGTTCAGTCAATCTATTGCTCCAACAGCAGCTTTTTTTAAAGTGGCGGTTTCAAAGGCAAATAAAATACCAAAGAAAGCAGCAGTAAAAGAAGTAGTCAAAGAAGAACACAATCCAGTTAAATCCAGCTCTGGtaaaaaagtttcttttgAGATGTCCAAAATACAA GTTCAGCCTTTCAAAAAGAATGACCGTTCATCTGTGTTAAGCCCTTCACCTCTTACAGTGGCTTTTGACCCCAGGAAAACGCCAGATTTTGGTGTACTAAAAGCCAGGAAGACCCCTTCATCCATAGCAAAATTCAAGAATATGCCGCCAAAGAAAAGAGCTTCAGCTTCGGACTTTTTTTAG